TCTCTTCGGAATCCGAAGACAACCGTAAAACGAATTTTCTTTTTTCTCTTCTCTTTGACAGAATATTTCGAAGATGAAATGATTGGTTCAATATGATTGTTCAGTTATACGGGACCCGAGGTTCGATTCCTTCTCCGCTCCGCACCCGAGAATACATACAGAAAGTGACGCAGATTTTGGAACTCGTTCAAAAAGCGCCCGATTCCCTTATCGATATTCAAAAATTTATTTCTAAATTACCTCCCTATCTTACCCAAGTGGTTGGAGGAAATACCACTTGCGTTTCCGTGGCTCCTTCGAACGGAAGAAGGATGATTTTCGACGGCGGAACCGGACTTAGAATTCTCGGGGACGAACTCATGCGGAAAGAGTTCCAAAATGGCGAGGGAAAAATCGCGTTATTCTTTTCTCATACACATTGGGATCATATTCAGGGGATTCCATTTTTTAAGCCCATCTATATACCCGGAAATGAACTTCACTTTTATTCTCCTTATCCGGATCTGAAGGAGCGCCTTGAAAAGCAACAGTCTCCCGAATTTTTTCCCATACCATTTTCCGCCCTTGCCTCCACGAAACTCTTTACCTGTCTAAGTCTCGGCGAAACGTTGGATTTGGAAGGAGATTGTAAGGTCAGCTTTTACCCTCTCAAGCACCCGGGTGGGTCGTTTGCCTATCGGGTGGAGGAGAACGGTAAGATTTTTATTTTTGCCACGGACGCTGAATTTACCGGAGAGGATTTTAATTCCGTTACAGAAATGAAACCTTTCTTTGAAAATGCGGATCTGCTCGTTTTAGATGCTCAATACACTCTGGACGAATCCTTTCAAAAATTTGACTGGGGACATACGTCTTATACGATGGCAGTAAACTGCGCGGTTGCCTGGAACGTGAAAAAACTCGTTTTGACTCATCACGAACCCGTTTATGCGGACGACGTGTTGGACATCATTCTTGAGGAAGCTCGGGCGCACGCGGTATCGCTTGGCAACTCGTCCATTCGGATCGAACTCGCCGTAGAAGGAAACGTATATAAATTAGTATGAAAAGTATCGGACTTCATAGAACTTCCAAAACCTTGCTCGTCATCGCCCTCTTGGGAGGACTTTTTTTCGGTTATATTCTTTCGGAAGTGGACGAAGGGGGAGAACTCGCGATGCTTGCCTCCTACCAACCTACGACTCCGACAAGACTCTACGACATCAACGGAGCTGTATTTGCCGAGCTTTACAAACACAAACAGCAACTTCTGAAATACCAGGATATCCCTCCTCATGTGGTGCAGGCGTTTCTATCCGTGGAAGACAACAATTTCTTCAATCATTTTGGGATCGATTTTATGGCGATCGTCCGCGCCGGAATCGTAAACGTAATTTCGGGGAGAATCAAACAGGGCGGTTCCACTCTTACGCAGCAACTCGCAAAAACCGTTTTGCAAAATAGAAAACGCTCCTTTGCGAGAAAATTCATCGAGGCGTTGTTTACTCTTCAGATAGAACAAGAATATTCAAAAGAAGAAATATTAGAAATTTATTTTAATCTGATCTATCTCGGGCACGGAACCACGGGGCTTGCCTCCGCCGCGGACGTATATTTTCAAAAGGACGTGAGCGATTTGGATGTGGCCGAGGCCGCTTTGCTGGCGAGGCTTCCCAAAGCCCCCGTGAAATACTCTCCGTTTAAAAATCCCACGATTTCGAAAGGCGCTCATCTGAGTGTTCTGAGGCTCATGGCGGATCAGGGTTATATTCCCGCCGATAGGATTCAGTCGATTCACGACGATTTCTGGGATAAATATTGGCCGGTTGTCGTCACACAGTCTCCTTCCCAATCCACTTGGGGAAATCGTTTGAACAAGGCCCCTCACTTCACCGAATACGTTCGCCAAAAGCTTGAAAAGGAACTGGGGGAAGATAAGGTTTATACCGGCGGTTTGAAAGTTTATACGACACTCGACGCGCGCAAACAGGAAATCGCTCAGGAGGAATTGTCCAAGGCGATCAAAAAACACGACGATCTCGTTTCCGGAGTTACTGT
The nucleotide sequence above comes from Leptospira weilii. Encoded proteins:
- a CDS encoding MBL fold metallo-hydrolase yields the protein MIVQLYGTRGSIPSPLRTREYIQKVTQILELVQKAPDSLIDIQKFISKLPPYLTQVVGGNTTCVSVAPSNGRRMIFDGGTGLRILGDELMRKEFQNGEGKIALFFSHTHWDHIQGIPFFKPIYIPGNELHFYSPYPDLKERLEKQQSPEFFPIPFSALASTKLFTCLSLGETLDLEGDCKVSFYPLKHPGGSFAYRVEENGKIFIFATDAEFTGEDFNSVTEMKPFFENADLLVLDAQYTLDESFQKFDWGHTSYTMAVNCAVAWNVKKLVLTHHEPVYADDVLDIILEEARAHAVSLGNSSIRIELAVEGNVYKLV